A single Osmerus mordax isolate fOsmMor3 chromosome 7, fOsmMor3.pri, whole genome shotgun sequence DNA region contains:
- the LOC136946475 gene encoding probable pleckstrin homology domain-containing family N member 1, with protein MGCCSVTQRNSGIDEVGPDEIELLELSGDHSGIWSLGETRLQLSVRNDQDEPLPPRPSVRHLEPEVVLWGSCRDELHHMIYSQPIRDWEGQPAHMYGEIVHSSLVSLLNSYTQEMTEHYLVLFSFHLLILSLDHSRHDFIYGGMLPLSGLSSQVLSLDHHTSYSYVFQISGPMLDSKVFLCTSAAELNKWMDHLEDRRYKAVSQPLSPSHCALSYLLPCDETWKKDELRMYLLQAPIWEWEGSPIQHMGPPGYLSLVHIINTDRQGLQERLMVLFPQDLLLLSVDNKRLNITYEGRLPRKTIKAVERSALPGRLQFELTGDFMDPMQVSCTCAEDYQDWMFQLQQPESNIKCTSNHTAPPLIPQKKRSRKESQEPMIT; from the exons ATGGGATGCTGCAGTGTGACCCAGAGGAATTCTGGGATTGACGAGGTGGGCCCTGATGAGATCGAGCTGCTGGAGCTGTCGGGAGATCATTCTGG GATATGGAGTTTAGGAGAGACCAGGCTGCAGCTCTCTGTGAGGAACGACCAAGACGAGCCACTTCCTCCCAGACCATCAGTACGACACCTCGAACCGGAG gTGGTGCTGTGGGGCAGCTGCAGAGATGAGCTGCATCACATGATCTACTCCCAGCCAATCAGGGACTGGGAAGGCCAGCCTGCTCACATGTATGGAGAGATAGTCCACTCATCCCTGGTGTCTCTGCTGAACAGCTACACACAG GAGATGACTGAACATTATCTAGTGCTGTTCTCCTTCCACTTGTTGATCCTGTCTCTGGATCATTCTCGACATGACTTCATCTACGGAGGCATGTTACCTCTGTCTGGACTCTCCTCGCAGGTCCTCTCCCTGGACCACCACACCTCATACTCCTACGTGTTCCAAATCAGTG GTCCAATGCTGGACTCTAAAGTCTTTCTGTGTACCAGCGCTGCAGAGCTGAACAAGTGGATGGACCACCTGGAGGATAGGAGATACAAGGCTGTGTCACAGCCTCTAAGCCCCTCACACTGTGCCCTGTCCTACCTG TTACCCTGCGACGAAACCTGGAAGAAGGACGAGCTGAGAATGTATTTGCTCCAGGCTCCGATCTGGGAGTGGGAAGGTTCTCCTATACAGCACATGGGCCCACCAGGATACCTGTCTCTTGTCCACATCattaacacagacagacag GGACTTCAAGAAAGACTCATGGTACTCTTTCCTCAAGACCTTCTTCTGCTGTCAGTTGATAACAAGCGTCTCAATATAACTTACgag GGTAGATTACCTCGGAAAACCATCAAAGCCGTAGAGAGGTCCGCCTTGCCAGGAAGACTACAATTTGAGTTGACAG GTGATTTTATGGATCCCATGCAGGTATCCTGCACCTGTGCAGAAGACTATCAAGACTGGATGTTCCAGTTACAACAG CCGGAAAGTAATATTAAATGTACCTCAAACCACACTGCTCCACCTCTcataccacagaagaagaggagcaggaaggagtCCCAGGAACCAATGATCACATGA
- the ttll10 gene encoding protein polyglycylase TTLL10: MSSENWDEASPRGELEVRGQQPEHKERACGNTQPSDKHSQEGSQEDLREESGSSAHRETQEVTSDRQVQEEDRRTCPEETQERSVRSPEQETENQDGGPGLCLEERCPSAGKLGASARGVVPLSYPERERERRVEEPRGHGPFYFFGGANGAAIVTSYCESKGWQRISDKHREDFKLKWCETKSVATYYNFREGEQLIYQIPNNKVLTTKIGLLNSLREYDRVSSKVNHGRGLRRLKMEEFFPATFRMDVRDEREAFFSQQEGVRGEDISMWICKPTGLNQGRGIFLLQSREDISAFRLKLQSNAESQCNKKIPVRVPQARIVQRYVTNPLLLKGRKFDVRSYFLIACTRPYMVFFRHGYVRLTCELYDPNSNNLSAHLTNQYMQKKNPLYSVLKEETVWSMERFNTYVNEKFKDTKGLPDDWVLGVFTKRMQQIMIQCFFAVKAKLERKLGYFDLIGCDFMVDEDFKVWLLEMNCNPALHTNCEVLKEVVPSTVVETLDMTLEIFNKCRGGLKIVPLASQKNFILLYDGETPPLPAVTRPIKPSGLTRRLESVPQQKPVNKTPTGEPLVSQRSWRGVNKMQDPPATVSHAQPITDSSSTLAVATAAVVTSSTASSSTASSSIASSSTASSSTASSSIASSSTASSSIASSSTASSRTSSTTNVALRPHPSPKASEAPRSAPRPQKPAHARVELPLRKCTWLGRAGSPERLHGAPELRSMNSMITSLSTSALSDASGRSLRRVGVIKARPGSDLGQALSCAIKPTRLRLAPPGPGQPVWTVDSVAKKKEELTEEEEPLRTNRASAKS, translated from the exons ATGTCATCTGAGAACTGGGACGAGGCCAGTCCTCGGGGCgagctggaggtgagagggcAACAGCCAGAGCACAAGGAGCGGGCGTGTGGAAACACCCAGCCCAGCGACAAACACAGCCAGGAGGGATCTCAGGAGGACCTGAGAGAAGAAAGTGGGTCCTCAGCCCATAGGgaaacacaggaagtgacatcagacCGGCAGGttcaggaggaggacaggaggacatgtcctgaggagacacaggagaggtcTGTGAGAAGTccagagcaagagacagagaacCAGGATggagggccag gTTTGTGTCTGGAGGAACGCTGCCCCAGCGCCGGCAAGCTAGGGGCCTCTGCCAGGGGAGTGGTGCCACTGTcgtatccagagagagagagggagaggcgggtAGAGGAGCCCAGAGGACATGGGCCTTTTTACTTCTTTGGAGGAGCAAATGGAGCTGCTAT AGTGACATCTTACTGTGAGAGCAAAGGATGGCAGCGGATCTCTGACAAGCACAGAGAGGACTTTAAACTCAAGTGGTGTGAGACCAAATCAGTAGCCACCTACTACAACTTCAGAGAGG GTGAACAGCTCATCTACCAGATCCCCAACAACAAGGTTCTGACCACTAAGATCGGTCTGCTGAACAGCCTGAGAGAGTACGATCGCGTGAGCAGCAAGGTCAACCACGGACGAGGACTCAG GAGATTAAAAATGGAGGAGTTTTTCCCCGCCACCTTCCGTATGGAtgtgagggatgagagagaagctTTCTTTTCTCAGCAGGAAG GTGTGCGTGGGGAAGACATCAGCATGTGGATATGTAAGCCCACCGGCCTTAACCAGGGCAGGGGCATATTCCTCCTGCAAAGCCGGGAGGACATCTCTGCCTTCAGACTAAAGCTGCAGAGCAACGCAGAAAGCCAGTGCAATAAGAAGATACCTGTCCGTGTGCCTCAGGCACGCATTGTGCAACG GTATGTCACAAACCCATTACTCTTAAAGGGGAGGAAATTTGATGTGCGCTCCTACTTCCTGATTGCCTGTACCAGACCATACATGGTGTTCTTTCGCCACGGCTACGTACGATTGACCTGTGAACTTTATGACCCCAACTCCAATAACCTCTCAGCACACTTGACGAATCAG TACATGCAGAAGAAGAACCCTCTCTACAGTGTTCTGAAGGAGGAGACGGTGTGGTCCATGGAGAGGTTCAACACGTACGTCAACGAGAAGTTCAAGGACACCAAGGGCCTGCCTGACGACTGGGTGCTGGGTGTCTTCACT AAGCGAATGCAACAGATCATGATCCAGTGCTTCTTTGCTGTTAAAGCCAAGCTGGAACGAAAGCTGGGCTACTTTGACCTGATTGGCTGCGACTTCATGGTCGACGAGGACTTCAAG GTGTGGCTGTTGGAGATGAACTGTAACCCAGCTCTTCACACTAACTGTGAGGTCCTGAAGGAGGTGGTGCCCAGCACTGTCGTGGAGACTCTGg acaTGACCCTGGAGATCTTCAACAAGTGTCGCGGTGGGCTGAAGATTGTCCCATTGGCCAGTCAGAAGAACTTCATTCTCTTGTACGATGGCgagactcctcctcttcctgccgtGACTCGTCCGATCAAACCGTCCGGGTTGACCAGGAGGCTGGAGAGCGTTCCGCAACAAAAACCCGTCAACAAAACTCCCACAGGCGAACCTCTTGTGAGTCAGAGGTCGTGGCGAGGGGTGAACAAGATGCAGGATCCTCCCGCAACCGTTTCTCACGCCCAGCCCATCACCGACAGCTCCTCAACACTTGCTGTTGCAACAGCTGCAGTCGTCacctcctccacagcctcctcctccacggcctcctcctccatagcctcctcctccacggcctcctcctccacagcctcctcctccatagcctcctcctccacagcctcctcctccatagcctcctcctccacagcctcctcccGGACGTCTTCCACCACAAACGTGGCCCTcagaccccacccctccccgaaAGCCTCCGAGGCCCCCAGATCCGCCCCTCGCCCCCAGAAGCCTGCACACGCCCGCGTGGAGCTCCCGCTTCGCAAATGCACCTGGCTGGGTCGCGCCGGGAGCCCAGAGAGACTCCACGGAGCCCCGGAGCTCCGGAGCATGAATAGCAtgatcacctctctctccacatcggCGCTGAGCGACGCCTCCGGCCGGTCTCTCCGCCGCGTGGGGGTCATCAAGGCCCGCCCGGGGTCCGACCTGGGACAGGCCTTGTCCTGCGCCATCAAACCCACCAGGCTCCGCCTGGCCCCGCCCGGGCCGGGACAGCCTGTGTGGACTGTGGACAGTGTGGCCAAAAAGAAGGAGGAGTTgactgaggaagaggagcccTTGAGGACAAACAGAGCCTCCGCCAAGTCATGA
- the arhgef19 gene encoding rho guanine nucleotide exchange factor 19 codes for MLPGYGFSPLPDFQPHLHAFRCRGESPSMWIPGSGETQALSEARDDRPLLRPCHHKHVAVCQQETLAFIELQPPVTPKTNGQASPKSSLLDTKHSPFSLDSLNNTVNGAQHGNQRNKPDRDTGTDLSFDAQSLGGDDELDPQNNAKTDPSKEKPLAVSTVCRPLYAALSLPLTLPLSSLYRDRDSWDSQLPGSPPSPEGPGFQSPDTFQPQRRVSQGSLKEKSIRRKMRVYSPDSPSDESLNSPVLDTDYLFPGSFVSFLEEDPEGGTFLEEATSPLSTEAVDHQTSNFPKTLLLPTEPLQLSEDSIPGIREDCGAAETSLATRGSSSTRARSTDHERRRFSASELISRLQLSQRKNSFTLKLGKSLSARVASRERQNPNSLSPNPDCKSTSRHRCSGGSCDSAPHSPVGPAPPLPPTDSNMSLHRWSTKLSMRKKSAEEDWCSPPTLSSSNRLSRFLPSSILYQEYSDVAINREIQRQQGAEPGTEEEGPREEESGDTPSPSNLSPSSSFRSSRGSAFSLWQDIPDVRTSGQLDNFSNEECKLQEAKFELVTSEASYIRSLTIAVDHFMQSQELGECLGVQDRQWLFSKLPEVKDVSERFLQDLEHRLEEDILRFDVCDIVFTHCPALRRVYLPYVTNQAYQEQTYQRLLQENARFPGILARLEEDPICQRLPLTSFLILPFQRITRLKMLVENILKRTTPGSRDEDTATKAFNELKKIIKECNSSVQSMKRMEELIHLNKKINFEGKIFPLISQSRWLVKHGELLEVDTQTMSISGSKFKLPTKPVYLHLFNDCLLLSRRKDTWKFMVFVHAKIGELKVKDLGQKLHGISGFIFYLQLCEGQQLKHQILLKAHTESGKQRWITAMFRSDPLEDIEQASINDDLSQVQCIRSYQAQEHDELTLEKADILQAKTITSDGWVEGIRLSDGERGWFPKTYVEEITSRSARLRNLRENIRVKCVTQKLEDELF; via the exons ATGCTCCCCGGGTATggattctcccctctccctgacttccagcctcacctccacgcCTTCCGCTGCCGAGGAGAGAGCCCCAGCATGTGGATCCCTGGCTCAGGCGAGACCCAGGCTCTGAGCGAGGCCCGGGATGACAGGCCCCTCCTGAGGCCATGCCACCACAAGCACGTTGCCGTGTGCCAGCAGGAAACGCTGGCGTTTATCGAGCTACAGCCTCCAGTGACGCCCAAAACCAACGGACAGGCTTCCCCCAAGtccagccttctggacacgAAGCACAGCCCGTTCTCTCTGGACAGCCTCAACAACACAGTCAATGGGGCCCAACATGGAAACCAGAGAAACAAGCCAGATCGAGACACTGGAACAGACCTGAGCTTTGACGCCCAGTCCCTAGGGGGCGACGATGAGTTAGATCCCCAGAACAACGCAAAAACGGATCCCTCAAAGGAGAAGCCCCTGGCGGTTTCCACCGTGTGCCGTCCCCTCTATGctgccctcagcctccccctgactctccctctgtcctccctgtaCAGAGACAGGGATTCCTGGGACTCTCAGCTGCCTggctccccaccctccccagagggtccagggttcCAGAGCCCAGACACCTTTCAGCCCCAGAGAAGGGTGTCGCAGGGCTCCCTCAAAGAGAAGTCCATCC GGCGTAAAATGCGAGTGTACTCTCCAGACAGCCCGAGCGACGAGTCTCTTAACAGCCCCGTCCTGGACACTGACTACCTTTTCCCAGGATCCTTTGTGTCCTTCCTGGAGGAGGACCCAGAGGGTGGGACTTTCCTGGAGGAGGCAACGAGTCCCTTGTCAACAGAGGCTGTGGACCACCAAACGTCAAACTTCCCAAAGACTCTACTGTTACCCACAGAGCCACTGCAGCTGTCTGAAGACTCCATACCAGGGATCAGGGAGGACTGCGGAGCTGCAGAGACCTCGCTCGCCACCAGGGGGAGCTCCTCGACTCGTGCCCGCTCAACAGACCACGAGCGGCGGCGGTTCTCAGCCTCGGAGCTTATCTCCAGACTGCAGCTGTCCCAGAGGAAGAACTCCTTCACCCTGAAGCTTGGGAAGTCCCTCTCGGCTCGCGTGGCCTCCAGAGAGCGGCAGAATCCCAATAGTCTCAGCCCCAACCCTGACT GTAAGTCCACCTCCAGGCACCGCTGCTCAGGGGGCTCCTGTGACAGCGCCCCCCACAGCCCTGTAGGACCCGCCCCACCTCTGCCCCCCACAGACAGCAACATGTCGCTGCATCGATGGAGCACCAAACTCAG CATGAGGAAGAAGTCGGCGGAGGAGGACTGGTGCTCACCTCCCACTCTCAGCAGTTCCAACCGCCTGTCGCGATTTCTTCCCAGCT CCATTCTGTACCAGGAGTACAGCGACGTCGCCATCAACAGAGAGATCCAGAGGCAGCAGGGGGCGGAGCCCGgcacggaggaggaggggccgagagaggaggagtcagGTGACACTCCGTCTCCGTCCAATCTGTCTCCGTCCAGCTCCTTCCGCTCGTCGCGCGGCTCCGCCTTCTCCCTGTGGCAAGACATCCCCGACGTCCGGACCAGCGGCCAGCTGGACAACTTCAGCAACGAGGAGTGCAAGCTACAGGAG GCTAAGTTTGAGCTGGTGACGTCGGAGGCGTCGTACATCCGCAGCCTGACCATCGCTGTGGACCACTTCATGCAGTCCCAGGAGCTGGGGGAGTGTCTGGGGGTGCAGGACAGACAGTGGCTCTTCTCCAAGCTCCCTGAGGTCAAGGACGTCAGTGAGAG ATTCCTGCAAGACCTGGAGCACAGGCTGGAGGAAGACATATTGCGTTTTGACGTGTGTGACATTGTGTTCACCCACTGTCCAGCCCTGCGCAGGGTCTACCTCCCCTACGTCACCAACCAGGCCTACCAGGAACAGACCTACCAGCGGCTGCT GCAGGAGAATGCACGCTTCCCTGGTATTCTGGCTCGTTTGGAGGAAGACCCCATCTGCCAGCgtcttcctctcacctccttcctcatcctcccctttcAGCGGATAACACGGCTCAAGATGCTGGTGGAG AACATTCTGAAGAGGACGACGCCAGGCTCTCGCGATGAGGACACAGCCACCAAGGCTTTTAATGAGCTGAAAAAG ATCATAAAGGAATGTAATTCCAGCGTGCAGTCAatgaagaggatggaggagctAATTCACCTCAATAAGAAAATCAACTTTGAGGGCAAG ATCTTCCCTCTGATCTCTCAGTCTCGCTGGCTGGTGAAGCATGGTGAACTGCTGGAGGTGGACACACAGACTATGAGCATTTCCGGGTCAAAGTTCAAGTTGCCCACTAAACCTGTGTACCTGCACTTGTTCAACGATTGTCTTCTGTTGTCCAGGAGGAAAGA CACCTGGAAGTTCATGGTGTTTGTGCATGCGAAGATCGGGGAGTTGAAAGTGAAGGACCTCGGTCAGAAGCTTCACGGCATCTCAGGGTTCATATTTTACCTCCAGCTTTGTGAAGGCCAGCAGCTCAaacaccagatcctgctcaAGGCCCACACAGA GAGTGGGAAACAGAGATGGATCACAGCAATGTTCCGATCTGATCCGTTGGAGGACATCGAACAAGCCAGCATCAACGACG ATCTTTCGCAAGTTCAGTGCATAAGGAGCTACCAAGCCCAGGAGCACGATGAGCTAACGTTGGAGAAAGCTGATATTCTTCAAGCAAAGACAATTACAAGTGACG gctgggtggagggcatTCGCCTGTCTGATGGAGAGCGGGGCTGGTTCCCCAAAACCTATGTTGAGGAGATCACGAGTCGAAGCGCACGTCTCCGCAACCTCCGCGAGAACATCCGCGTCAAGTGTGTCACCCAGAAGCTAGAGGATGAGCTCTTTTAA
- the rps21 gene encoding small ribosomal subunit protein eS21 encodes MQNDAGEFVDLYVPRKCSASNRIIGAKDHASIQINIAEVDKATGRFNGQFKTYAICGAIRRMGEADDSLLRLAKTDSIVSKTF; translated from the exons ATGCAGAACGACGCTGGTGAATTCGTAGACCTTTACGTCCCACGTAAATG CTCTGCTAGCAACAGGATCATTGGAGCCAAGGACCATGCCTCCATCCAGATCAACATAGCTGAG GTTGACAAGGCAACCGGTCGCTTCAACGGTCAGTTCAAGACCTACGCTATCTGTGGTGCCATCCGTAGAATG GGCGAGGCTGATGACTCTCTCCTGAGGCTGGCTAAGACTGACAGCATCGTGTCAAA gACGTTCTAA